The Bacillaceae bacterium IKA-2 DNA window TTATTGGATTTTGGTGGATATATCTAAGAACAGTTAGAAAATAAGCTGAATTTTCTACATTTTCGCTCTTAAATCGATCTTGAAATAAATGTCCACACCGTTCATATTTCAAATTGTACCAATAAACATAGCTTGAACTAATTCTTTTTATTATTTCTGATACGCCCTCCTCAGACTCTTTCAATAATAAATGGATATGATTATCCATCAAACAGTAACTGTAAAGCTGGTATTTACTTATCTCTTTGTATTTTTTTAGCGTTTCTAAAAATCTTGACTTGTCTTCATCATCCTCAAAAATCAGTTGCCGATTAATTCCTCTCAACATAATATGATAGATACCACTACTACTCTTTTTCCTTGCTTTCCTTGGCATAGACGAATCACCTCAAGGTTGTTATTTGGGTCGATATTTATCCATTTCTACCTGTACCTAGTCACACTCAAACCAAAATTAAATTTTTAACAGTCAAATGCATAGCCTCCTTATACTCGACGTACTCTTAACGCATGAGAAAATAAAATGGGAATTTTAAAACATCCTGTTATGGAGAAAAAAATGAAAAAAGAGGGGCAATACTTACATAAATTACGTGGGTTATTGACTATATTTCGACTAATATTTTAATAAACCTGCAAATCAGAAAATTTTTTTAACGTGGGAAAAGGTGGTGGGAAAAGGGGACAGGCACCTTTTCCCATTACTTGCAGACTTGGTATCTATACCGTATAAAAAATACCTTCGTTGTCCAAGCTAGAATCCTAGGAAAGGAGGTTCTCATGCGACAAGTAATACTACTAACTGCTGTTATCGCCCTCTTAATTATCGGTATGAATACGGTCGTGGAAATGGCCGATACAAGAATGGACGAACCTTCATTTCGAGCTATTTATAAGCAAGATGCTTCTATTTTATTTTTTCTCGATCGAAATAGTTCCTTCTATGACTTTTATTCGTTTAAGGAAGAACTTCCTTCCTTAACAACACGAAAAATTAGTCATTTTTTAGCCTATGGCTTTCTTGCTAGTATCATATTCCTGATTATACCAATTGATCGATTGTTTCTAAAAGGATTACTAGCTTTCGGTTCAGCTTCATTGATCGGGCTCATCGATGAAGTTCATCAACATTTCATCATTAATCGAAGTGGTAGAATTCTTGACGTTTATATTAATACTGCAGGAAGTTTGGTTTCGGTCCTTCTACTGATGCTACTATCTGTTCTAGTAAAAGTTAGCGCGTTCTTTTTCATTAAAAATATTAATCGAAAAAAAAAGACTGCATAATCGGGGACAGGCACCTTTTCCCACTGTTGGGTGGTAACAGAGGTTCGACCCCTTGCACGACTTTGTCGATAAGTCATGCTTCGCACCGATATCCAATTCAACCACTTTTGGGAAACGGTGCCTGTCCCTGGTTTCCACTTTTCTTTGAGAATGTCCAGTTTACAAGGAAAATTCCGATAAAAATCAGTAGTCCTCCTAAATAAACATGCCATCCAACGACTTCATTCAGAAATAGCCATCCCGTTAGTATCCCGAAAAAAGGCGCTAAAAAGAGGAAGGCACTTGTTTTACCTGGATCGCTTTTATTCAACAAATAAAACCATATCGCAAATTGGACAATTGAAGCCATAATTGCAAGCCATAAAATAATAGCAATAGATGTCGTATTAATGATAAGTTTAGGTGTCTCTACTGTTACACCCATTACTAAAAGGAGAATGCCAC harbors:
- a CDS encoding VanZ family protein: MRQVILLTAVIALLIIGMNTVVEMADTRMDEPSFRAIYKQDASILFFLDRNSSFYDFYSFKEELPSLTTRKISHFLAYGFLASIIFLIIPIDRLFLKGLLAFGSASLIGLIDEVHQHFIINRSGRILDVYINTAGSLVSVLLLMLLSVLVKVSAFFFIKNINRKKKTA